The Mycolicibacterium boenickei genome has a segment encoding these proteins:
- a CDS encoding 3-isopropylmalate dehydrogenase yields the protein MKLAVIAGDGIGPEVIAEALKVLDAVLPGVDRTEYDLGARRYHATGETLPEGFVDELKGYDAILLGAIGDPSVPSGVLERGLLLNMRFALDHHVNLRPSKLFAGVSSPLAGNPEIDFVVVREGTEGPYTGTGGAIRVGTPHEVATEVSTNTRFGVERVVRYAFEKARARRKHLTLVHKNNVLAFAGSLWKRTVDEIGADYPDVETAYQHIDAATIHMVTDPGRFDVIVTDNLFGDIITDLAAAVSGGIGLAASGNIDATGTNPSMFEPVHGSAPDIAGQGIADPTAAVMSVALLLTHLGETEAAARVDKAVGEHLATRGDAKLSTSEVGERILSLL from the coding sequence ATGAAACTCGCTGTCATCGCCGGTGACGGCATCGGCCCGGAGGTCATCGCCGAGGCACTGAAGGTGCTCGACGCGGTCTTGCCCGGTGTCGACCGGACCGAATACGACCTGGGCGCGCGGCGTTACCACGCGACGGGGGAGACCCTGCCCGAGGGATTCGTCGACGAGCTCAAGGGCTACGACGCAATCCTGTTGGGCGCCATCGGTGATCCTTCGGTCCCGAGTGGTGTGCTCGAGCGTGGCCTGTTGCTCAACATGCGGTTCGCGTTGGACCACCACGTGAACCTGCGGCCGTCGAAGTTGTTCGCCGGGGTTTCCAGCCCGCTGGCCGGCAACCCGGAGATCGACTTCGTGGTGGTGCGCGAGGGCACCGAAGGTCCCTACACCGGCACCGGCGGCGCGATCCGCGTCGGCACCCCGCACGAGGTTGCCACCGAGGTGTCCACCAACACCCGGTTCGGGGTGGAGCGAGTGGTGCGTTACGCGTTCGAGAAAGCCCGGGCGCGGCGCAAGCACCTCACCCTGGTGCACAAGAACAACGTGCTGGCCTTCGCCGGATCGCTGTGGAAGCGCACCGTCGATGAGATCGGCGCGGACTACCCCGACGTCGAGACGGCTTACCAGCACATCGATGCCGCCACCATCCACATGGTCACCGACCCCGGCCGGTTCGACGTGATCGTCACCGACAACCTGTTCGGCGACATCATCACCGACCTGGCGGCCGCGGTCTCCGGCGGTATCGGCCTGGCCGCGAGCGGCAACATCGATGCGACGGGTACCAACCCGTCGATGTTCGAGCCCGTGCACGGCAGCGCACCCGACATCGCCGGGCAGGGGATCGCCGATCCCACCGCCGCGGTGATGAGCGTGGCGCTGCTGCTGACCCACCTCGGTGAAACCGAGGCGGCGGCGCGGGTCGACAAGGCCGTCGGCGAGCACCTGGCCACCCGCGGCGACGCGAAGCTCTCGACCAGCGAGGTCGGCGAGCGCATCCTGTCGCTGCTGTAG
- the gltX gene encoding glutamate--tRNA ligase, translating to MTDSTVRVRFCPSPTGTPHVGLVRTALFNWAYARHTGGSFVFRIEDTDAARDSDESYAAILDALRWLGLDWDEGPEVGGPYEPYRQSQRSEIYRDVIARLLEAGEVYEAYSTPEEVEARHVAAGRNPKLGYDNYDRDLTDEQRKAFADEGRKPVLRLRMPDEDLGWTDLVRGPVSFPAGSVPDFAITRANGDPLYTLVNPVDDALMKITHVLRGEDIMPSTPRQIALYRALMRIGVAERVPEFAHLPSVLGEGNKKLSKRDPQSNLFLHRDRGFLPEGLLNYLALLGWGIADDHDVFSLDEMVAAFDVANVNSNPARFDQKKADAINAEHIRLLTPEDFTARLRAYLDAHGHDTGLDDAAFAEAAALIQTRIVVLGDAWGLLKFFDDGSYEIDEKAAAKELREEAAPVLDAALSALEGVGEWNTANIEAALKTALLDGLELKPRKAFGPIRVAVTGATISPPLFESMELLGADRSLTRLRAARAAL from the coding sequence ATGACCGATTCAACTGTCAGGGTGAGGTTCTGCCCGTCGCCGACCGGAACCCCGCACGTCGGGTTGGTGCGGACCGCGCTGTTCAACTGGGCCTACGCCCGGCACACCGGGGGATCGTTCGTCTTCCGTATCGAGGACACCGACGCCGCGCGCGACAGCGACGAGAGCTACGCCGCGATCCTCGATGCCCTGCGGTGGCTGGGTCTGGACTGGGACGAAGGCCCTGAGGTCGGCGGCCCGTACGAGCCGTACCGGCAGTCGCAGCGCAGCGAGATCTACCGTGACGTGATCGCGCGGCTGCTCGAGGCCGGCGAGGTCTACGAGGCCTATTCGACGCCGGAGGAGGTCGAGGCGCGGCATGTGGCGGCCGGCCGGAACCCCAAACTCGGATACGACAACTACGACCGCGACCTGACCGACGAGCAGCGCAAGGCCTTTGCCGACGAAGGGCGTAAGCCCGTGTTGCGCTTGCGGATGCCCGACGAGGACCTCGGCTGGACCGATCTGGTGCGTGGGCCGGTGAGCTTCCCGGCCGGCTCGGTACCGGATTTCGCGATCACGCGTGCCAACGGAGATCCGTTGTACACCTTGGTCAATCCGGTCGACGACGCGCTGATGAAGATCACCCACGTGTTGCGCGGCGAGGACATCATGCCCTCGACGCCGCGGCAGATCGCCCTGTACCGGGCGCTGATGCGGATCGGCGTTGCCGAGCGCGTTCCTGAATTCGCTCATTTGCCAAGCGTTCTCGGCGAGGGCAACAAGAAGCTGTCCAAGCGCGATCCTCAGTCGAATCTGTTCCTGCACCGCGACCGCGGCTTCCTGCCCGAAGGACTGCTGAATTACCTGGCGCTGCTGGGCTGGGGCATCGCCGACGACCACGACGTGTTCAGCCTCGACGAGATGGTGGCCGCTTTCGATGTGGCCAACGTCAACTCCAACCCGGCTCGGTTCGACCAGAAGAAGGCCGACGCGATCAACGCCGAGCACATCCGGCTGCTGACGCCCGAGGATTTCACCGCCCGCCTGCGCGCCTATCTCGACGCCCACGGCCACGACACCGGTTTGGACGACGCCGCATTCGCCGAAGCCGCGGCGCTGATCCAGACCCGCATCGTCGTGCTCGGCGATGCGTGGGGACTGCTGAAGTTCTTCGACGACGGCTCCTACGAGATCGACGAGAAAGCCGCCGCCAAGGAACTGCGGGAAGAGGCCGCGCCGGTCCTGGATGCCGCTCTGAGCGCCTTGGAGGGCGTCGGGGAGTGGAACACCGCCAACATCGAGGCAGCGCTCAAGACGGCGCTCCTGGACGGTCTTGAGCTCAAGCCCCGTAAGGCGTTCGGACCCATCCGGGTCGCCGTCACGGGCGCGACGATCAGCCCGCCGCTGTTCGAGTCGATGGAACTGCTGGGCGCCGACCGCAGCCTGACGCGGTTGCGGGCGGCCAGGGCCGCACTGTGA
- a CDS encoding alpha/beta hydrolase family protein, producing MCGLVAAPTASAAAPNWSGLDARDYTAPIPVPGTLIETVPLDPALSVPGAAGAYRILYSTVDQHDAAALSTAVVFIPHGQAPEGGWPTIAWAHGTVGLGDDCAPSAQPRSARDAEYLTHWLDQGYAVVGSDYAGLGTPGLMSYLNSVATAHSVVDSVIAMHHMDLPLSPKWAIVGQSQGGGAAVNSARWATEFSRGTGRDYRGVVATGTPFNVQSIVEQSGPDMSLPPNLGPAANSYTGYILAGLREARPDLDVDSVLTPVGLDAVDKAETLCKPALDQQLAGLTPTAYFRAPLATRPGLAEALDAYMGTPTSGYDRPIFLGVGLLDRDVPPNMSQQLADQLRANGQDVTLKIYPDEDHSGTVLASVPDSTPFLAAAFAGD from the coding sequence ATGTGTGGACTCGTGGCGGCACCGACCGCGTCGGCGGCCGCGCCGAACTGGTCCGGCCTTGATGCTCGCGATTACACCGCGCCGATTCCGGTGCCGGGCACCCTGATCGAGACGGTCCCGCTGGATCCCGCGCTGTCGGTGCCGGGTGCGGCCGGTGCCTACCGCATCCTCTATTCGACTGTCGATCAACATGATGCGGCCGCGCTCAGCACCGCCGTGGTGTTCATCCCGCACGGCCAGGCCCCCGAGGGTGGCTGGCCGACCATCGCCTGGGCGCACGGCACCGTCGGGCTCGGTGACGACTGCGCACCGTCGGCGCAGCCCCGCAGCGCGCGGGATGCCGAGTATCTGACGCACTGGCTCGACCAGGGCTACGCCGTCGTCGGCTCCGACTACGCCGGGCTGGGCACGCCGGGACTGATGAGCTACCTCAACAGCGTGGCCACCGCCCACAGCGTCGTCGACTCGGTGATCGCGATGCACCACATGGATCTGCCGTTGTCGCCGAAGTGGGCCATCGTCGGCCAGTCCCAGGGCGGCGGGGCGGCGGTCAACAGCGCGCGCTGGGCCACCGAGTTCAGCCGGGGGACCGGTCGGGACTATCGCGGCGTGGTGGCCACCGGGACGCCCTTCAATGTCCAGAGCATCGTCGAACAGTCCGGGCCCGATATGTCGCTGCCGCCGAATCTGGGGCCCGCGGCCAACAGCTACACCGGCTACATCCTCGCCGGGTTGCGCGAGGCACGCCCCGACCTCGACGTCGACAGCGTGCTCACCCCGGTCGGGCTGGACGCGGTCGACAAGGCCGAGACGCTGTGCAAGCCGGCCCTCGATCAGCAGCTCGCCGGTCTGACGCCGACGGCGTACTTCCGCGCGCCGTTGGCCACCCGGCCCGGCCTCGCCGAAGCGCTCGACGCCTACATGGGAACGCCGACCAGCGGGTACGACCGGCCGATCTTCCTCGGCGTCGGGCTGCTGGACCGTGATGTGCCGCCGAACATGTCGCAGCAGCTCGCCGATCAGCTACGCGCCAACGGGCAGGACGTCACACTCAAGATCTATCCCGACGAGGATCACTCGGGCACCGTGCTGGCCTCGGTTCCGGACTCCACACCCTTCCTGGCCGCGGCGTTCGCCGGAGACTGA
- a CDS encoding dihydrofolate reductase family protein: MGLIEIELFATLDLVAQAPGGPDEDPDGFSFGGWQAPLIDEVSGAQVGAAYEGADALLLGRRTYDIFAAYWPHQTDEFGTLFNRIPKYVASRGTPDLSWAGSERVGPDLVAAVREIRDRHEHVKVVGSLNLVQTLLYEKLFDRIDLWVHPIMLGEGKKVFDGGSVPTNVTLLQPPVASPNGIVYLQYGLADGVPGTGDMSE; this comes from the coding sequence ATGGGACTCATCGAAATCGAACTGTTCGCGACCCTCGACCTCGTCGCGCAGGCGCCGGGCGGCCCTGACGAGGACCCCGACGGGTTCTCGTTCGGCGGCTGGCAGGCCCCGCTGATCGACGAGGTCTCGGGCGCACAGGTCGGCGCTGCGTACGAGGGTGCCGACGCACTCCTGCTCGGCCGCCGGACGTACGACATCTTCGCCGCCTACTGGCCGCACCAGACCGATGAATTCGGCACGCTGTTCAACCGCATCCCGAAGTACGTCGCGTCCCGCGGCACGCCTGATCTCTCGTGGGCGGGTTCCGAACGGGTGGGCCCGGATCTTGTTGCCGCCGTGCGCGAGATCAGGGACCGGCATGAACATGTCAAGGTCGTCGGCAGCCTGAACCTGGTCCAGACGCTCCTGTACGAGAAGCTCTTTGATCGCATCGACCTGTGGGTGCACCCGATCATGCTGGGCGAGGGCAAGAAGGTGTTCGACGGCGGTTCGGTGCCCACCAATGTCACCCTGCTGCAACCACCGGTGGCCAGCCCGAACGGGATTGTCTACCTGCAGTACGGCCTTGCCGACGGCGTGCCAGGGACGGGGGACATGAGCGAGTGA
- a CDS encoding MFS transporter, which produces MPVSSISTFRRWSMLAIALTATTCANVFINGAAFLIPTLHAERGLDLAKAGLLSSMPSFGLVLTLIAWGYIVDRVGERIVLTVGSALTAAAAFGAATADSLPAVGIFLLLGGMAAASSNSASGRVVVGWFPPEQRGLAMGIRQTATPLGVGLGALVIPRLAESHGVAIALLFPAIVCVLSAVICAVGVLDPPRPPRHEAPAEHLANPYRGSNVLWRIHAVSVLLVVPQGMVWTFTLVWLMSDRGWSAASAGTLVTVAQLLGAAGRIAAGRWSDVIGQRLRPIRTIALAAAATMGLLALTDWLDSPISVALIVIASVITVSDNGLAFTAIAEIAGPFWSGRALGTQNTSQHLATASSAPLFGALIGVAGYPVAFAVCALLPLIAVPLVPADPVRVEQSAH; this is translated from the coding sequence ATGCCGGTTTCGTCGATCAGCACGTTTCGCCGTTGGTCGATGTTGGCGATCGCCCTGACTGCGACCACATGTGCCAACGTCTTCATCAACGGTGCGGCGTTCCTCATCCCCACCCTGCACGCCGAGCGCGGCCTGGATCTGGCCAAGGCCGGCCTGTTGTCGTCGATGCCGAGCTTCGGGCTGGTACTCACGCTGATCGCCTGGGGGTACATCGTCGACCGGGTCGGCGAACGGATCGTGCTCACCGTGGGTTCCGCGCTGACCGCCGCGGCGGCGTTCGGGGCCGCGACCGCCGATTCCCTGCCTGCGGTCGGGATCTTTCTGCTCCTCGGCGGAATGGCCGCGGCCAGTAGCAATTCGGCGAGCGGACGGGTCGTGGTCGGTTGGTTCCCACCCGAACAGCGTGGCCTGGCAATGGGAATCCGGCAGACGGCAACGCCCCTGGGTGTCGGCTTGGGCGCGCTGGTGATTCCGCGTCTGGCCGAATCACACGGGGTGGCAATCGCATTGCTGTTCCCCGCGATCGTGTGTGTGCTGTCGGCGGTGATCTGCGCTGTGGGAGTGCTGGATCCGCCACGGCCGCCGCGCCACGAGGCTCCGGCCGAACACCTGGCCAACCCGTACCGGGGCTCAAACGTGTTGTGGCGCATCCACGCGGTGTCGGTGCTGCTGGTGGTGCCTCAGGGCATGGTGTGGACGTTCACGCTGGTGTGGTTGATGAGCGACCGGGGCTGGTCCGCGGCATCGGCCGGCACGCTGGTGACCGTCGCTCAATTGTTGGGTGCGGCAGGGCGGATCGCTGCGGGCCGCTGGTCCGATGTCATCGGGCAGCGGCTGCGACCGATCCGGACGATCGCCTTGGCAGCCGCAGCGACGATGGGGCTACTGGCACTGACCGACTGGCTGGACTCGCCGATCAGTGTCGCCCTGATCGTGATCGCCTCGGTGATCACGGTGTCGGACAACGGTTTGGCGTTCACGGCGATCGCTGAGATCGCAGGCCCGTTCTGGAGCGGGCGCGCCCTGGGCACCCAGAACACCAGCCAGCACCTCGCGACCGCCAGTTCCGCGCCGTTGTTCGGTGCACTGATCGGGGTGGCGGGCTACCCGGTGGCGTTCGCGGTCTGTGCGTTGTTGCCGTTGATCGCGGTGCCGCTGGTGCCGGCCGATCCGGTGCGCGTAGAGCAATCAGCTCACTGA
- a CDS encoding fumarylacetoacetate hydrolase family protein, whose translation MRLGRIASPDGVAFVSVEGDGPDAVCKEIAEHPFGNPNFTGRSWPLADVRLLAPILASKVVCMGKNYEAHAAEMGAVAPEDPVIFLKPNTAIIGPNVPIQLPADANPVHHEGELAIVIGRPCKDVPAARAAENILGYTIANDISARDQQAKDGQWMRAKGHDTFCPVGPWIVNDLDPSDLEIRTEVNGEVRQLSRTSLMIHDIGAIVEWVSAVMTLLPGDLILTGTPEGVGPIEDGDTVSVTVEGIGTLTNPVVRKGK comes from the coding sequence ATGCGCTTAGGTCGAATCGCCAGTCCCGACGGCGTCGCTTTCGTCAGTGTCGAAGGCGACGGCCCCGATGCCGTCTGCAAAGAGATCGCCGAGCATCCGTTCGGCAACCCCAACTTCACCGGACGGAGCTGGCCGCTGGCCGACGTCCGTCTGCTGGCACCCATCCTGGCCAGCAAGGTCGTCTGCATGGGGAAGAACTACGAGGCCCACGCCGCGGAGATGGGCGCGGTAGCCCCGGAGGACCCGGTGATCTTCCTCAAACCCAATACCGCGATCATCGGCCCCAACGTGCCGATCCAGCTGCCGGCCGACGCCAATCCCGTGCACCACGAGGGCGAGCTTGCGATCGTCATCGGGCGGCCCTGCAAGGACGTGCCCGCCGCGCGCGCGGCCGAGAACATCCTGGGCTACACCATCGCCAACGACATCTCGGCGCGCGATCAGCAGGCCAAGGACGGCCAGTGGATGCGGGCCAAGGGCCATGACACCTTCTGCCCGGTGGGCCCGTGGATCGTCAACGACCTCGACCCCTCCGACCTGGAGATCCGCACCGAGGTGAACGGCGAAGTGCGACAGCTCAGCCGGACCTCGCTGATGATCCACGACATCGGGGCCATCGTCGAGTGGGTCTCGGCGGTGATGACGCTGCTGCCGGGCGACCTGATCCTCACCGGAACCCCCGAAGGCGTCGGCCCCATCGAAGACGGGGACACCGTGAGCGTCACCGTCGAGGGCATCGGCACCCTCACCAATCCCGTTGTGCGTAAAGGAAAATGA